The Sorangiineae bacterium MSr11367 genome window below encodes:
- a CDS encoding serine/threonine protein phosphatase: protein MLTFSPDPDKAEQEMHAIIFYLTTFGYIDGDFDASEKSFVRAYIRKLVEHRADTTMVDADPSFRAEIVDKFTAHFHEVFEGIDLRIQELFAEPVQKDEEPSAFVHTKLKVRCFEIFQSFDRAGQEQLMATIDELLLADGHAHPAELKFRGELAALLSTEVELELVDDDEAVAHVRVEAPRKPPSTGENHPFFVPAEFHYSADRKKILEQASRDRVLLDRVLAILDKQREGGKGKLTGKSNIAEIPAGESFLDGYTYVVRPVPKRGYELTVLGDLHGCYSVLKATLIQSRFFEKVTAFRQNPDAVPEPKLVFLGDYIDRGLFSLNGVLRTVLQLFATAPEHVVVLRGNHEYYVEYNGNVYGGVKPAESINTLKPHLPLDVFRHYARLFEQLPNTLLFDRFFFVHGGIPRDRLIKERWRDLSTLNDPDLRFQMMWSDPSRVDVVPADLQEKSARFPFGKLQLRAFLQRMGCHTLVRGHEKVNSGFERTYDDEHAQLFTLFSAGGRDNNDLPVDSSYRTVTPMALTLQLHPDGTSTITPWAPDYRAYNDPQRNAFFQKAPEIAHRRD, encoded by the coding sequence ATGTTGACGTTTAGCCCAGATCCCGACAAGGCCGAGCAGGAGATGCACGCCATCATCTTTTACCTGACGACATTCGGGTACATCGATGGCGACTTCGATGCGAGCGAGAAGTCCTTCGTCAGGGCGTACATCCGCAAGCTCGTCGAGCACCGCGCCGACACAACCATGGTCGACGCGGATCCGTCGTTTCGGGCCGAAATCGTCGATAAATTTACTGCGCATTTTCATGAGGTGTTCGAAGGGATCGATCTCCGTATCCAGGAACTTTTCGCCGAGCCGGTACAGAAGGACGAAGAGCCTTCGGCGTTCGTCCACACGAAGCTCAAAGTTCGATGCTTCGAGATCTTTCAAAGCTTCGATCGCGCGGGACAAGAACAGCTCATGGCCACGATCGACGAGCTTCTGCTGGCCGACGGGCATGCGCACCCCGCAGAGCTGAAATTTCGCGGTGAGCTTGCCGCGCTTCTGTCGACGGAGGTCGAACTCGAGCTGGTCGACGACGACGAAGCGGTCGCGCACGTGCGCGTGGAGGCGCCGCGCAAGCCACCGTCGACGGGCGAGAACCACCCGTTCTTCGTGCCGGCGGAGTTTCACTACTCGGCGGACCGCAAGAAGATCCTCGAGCAAGCCTCGCGCGATCGCGTGTTGCTCGATCGGGTGCTGGCCATTCTGGACAAGCAGCGCGAAGGCGGAAAAGGCAAGCTTACCGGCAAGAGCAACATCGCGGAGATCCCCGCGGGCGAGTCGTTCCTCGATGGCTACACGTACGTGGTGCGGCCGGTCCCGAAGCGCGGTTACGAGCTCACGGTGCTCGGCGATCTGCACGGCTGCTATAGCGTCCTGAAGGCCACGTTGATTCAATCCCGTTTCTTCGAGAAGGTGACGGCGTTTCGGCAGAATCCGGACGCGGTGCCCGAGCCCAAGTTGGTATTCCTGGGCGACTACATCGATCGCGGTCTCTTCAGCCTGAACGGCGTTCTCCGCACGGTGTTGCAGCTCTTTGCCACGGCGCCGGAGCACGTCGTCGTGCTGCGCGGAAACCACGAGTACTACGTGGAGTACAACGGCAACGTGTACGGCGGGGTGAAGCCTGCCGAGTCGATCAACACGCTCAAGCCGCACCTGCCGCTCGACGTGTTTCGCCATTACGCGCGGCTGTTCGAGCAGCTGCCCAACACGTTGCTCTTCGACCGATTCTTCTTCGTGCACGGCGGCATCCCGCGCGATCGCCTCATCAAAGAGCGATGGCGGGATCTCTCGACGCTCAACGACCCCGATCTACGCTTCCAAATGATGTGGAGCGATCCGAGTCGGGTGGACGTGGTGCCCGCCGATCTGCAGGAGAAATCGGCGCGCTTCCCCTTTGGGAAGCTGCAACTGCGCGCCTTCTTGCAGCGCATGGGGTGCCACACGCTGGTGCGCGGCCACGAAAAGGTGAACAGCGGCTTCGAGCGCACGTACGACGACGAGCACGCGCAGCTCTTCACGCTCTTCTCCGCGGGCGGTCGCGACAACAACGACCTCCCCGTGGACAGCAGCTACCGCACCGTCACCCCGATGGCGCTCACCCTGCAACTGCACCCCGACGGCACGAGCACCATCACGCCCTGGGCCCCCGACTACCGCGCCTACAACGATCCGCAGCGCAACGCCTTCTTCCAAAAAGCCCCCGAAATCGCGCATCGACGCGACTAA
- a CDS encoding ABC transporter permease, whose amino-acid sequence MTGLLEWARRIRELGILLALGLVVLVTAMSNPLFVSGQSVRDLLLNTSLVALLTVGQTMVVLTRNVDLSVGSVLGLSAFLTAGIFVRHPELSIPVGLAIGVVVGAACGALNGALVAVGRVPSLVVTLGTLYVFRGLDYAWAQGKQINAGDLPDALLAMGGGRFLGVPYLVLITLVVIAVAALHLHGYRSGRELYAIGSNPEAAVLAGIAVRRRVLTAFVASGAVAGLAGTLWAARYGTVDATAGTGLELQVVSAVVVGGVAIFGGSGTVTGAALGALLLTTISSALIVLRIPAFWQQAITGALLLAAIALDRIVALRLAATLRRRSRGVSA is encoded by the coding sequence ATGACCGGCCTTCTCGAGTGGGCGCGGCGCATCCGCGAACTGGGCATTCTGCTGGCGCTGGGCCTGGTGGTGCTGGTGACGGCGATGAGCAACCCGCTGTTCGTGAGCGGCCAGAGCGTGCGCGATTTGCTCCTCAACACGTCGCTGGTGGCGCTGCTCACCGTCGGGCAGACCATGGTCGTGCTCACCCGCAACGTGGATCTCTCGGTGGGCTCGGTGCTCGGGCTTTCGGCGTTCTTGACGGCGGGCATCTTCGTGCGCCATCCCGAGCTTTCCATTCCGGTGGGGCTCGCGATCGGCGTCGTCGTCGGCGCGGCGTGCGGGGCGCTGAACGGCGCCTTGGTCGCGGTGGGCCGCGTTCCGAGCCTGGTGGTCACCTTGGGCACGCTCTACGTGTTCCGCGGTTTGGACTACGCGTGGGCGCAGGGCAAGCAGATCAACGCGGGCGATCTGCCGGATGCCCTGCTGGCCATGGGCGGCGGGCGCTTCCTCGGCGTGCCGTACCTGGTGCTCATCACGCTGGTGGTCATCGCGGTCGCGGCGCTGCACCTGCACGGCTACCGCTCGGGGCGGGAGCTCTACGCCATCGGGTCGAATCCCGAGGCGGCGGTGCTCGCCGGAATCGCGGTCCGGCGACGCGTCCTCACCGCATTCGTCGCGTCGGGTGCGGTGGCCGGCCTCGCGGGCACGCTCTGGGCGGCACGCTACGGAACGGTGGATGCCACGGCGGGAACGGGGCTCGAGCTCCAGGTGGTGTCGGCCGTCGTCGTCGGCGGTGTGGCCATCTTCGGTGGCAGCGGCACCGTCACCGGTGCCGCGCTCGGGGCGTTGCTCCTGACGACGATCAGCAGCGCACTCATCGTGCTGCGCATTCCCGCGTTCTGGCAGCAAGCCATCACGGGCGCGCTGCTCCTGGCAGCCATCGCGCTCGATCGCATCGTGGCGCTCCGCTTGGCCGCCACCCTGCGACGGCGCTCCCGCGGGGTATCGGCATGA
- a CDS encoding phosphoenolpyruvate carboxylase: MTNILEFALDKIDADLHFLMARLREMLEETGEKERARRLPFVGDEPVSVRDAGDVAALTLAFQLLNLIEENASAQARRQREERQGLLREPGLWGQNLRQLIELGLSPQAIADGLAQVRVEPVLTAHPTEAKPADVLGQQRQLYLLLVRRENQMWTPSEQEDIGDEIKATLERIWRTSKFLQKKPGIADERQNALHYLRNVFPEVLPWLDARLRHAWVEAGLDPQLLGDRMPELRFGNWIGGDRDGHPLVTGEVTRETLMEFRKAALDVHREKLTRLAKQLPLSDLIQPAPESLREALDKMRERLGDDARRIAAKFPGEPWRQFVHEMIAWLEHYAGPHELIADLGVLTQSLEEIGAGRLARTSVLPVVREVKTFGFHLAALDVRQNSKFHDHALAQLLSAAGIDGAGFPDWDEPRRRALLDAELRSARPLAPVGASVGEQADKTLSALRALAQYRDAHGLDGLGSLIVSMTRNVSDLLVVYLLAREVGLARMTPQGLVCDMPVVPLFETLEDLEAAPRILDGFLDHPVTKTSLAAMRARGDGHVEVMLGYSDSCKDGGILASQWAVRRAQEKITAALKSHGQSLRFFHGRGGTVSRGAGPTHRFLEALPHGSLSGHVRVTEQGETITQKFANRITATYNLELLLAGVAATTMRHRFAPPPRDEELGVLIDRLAASSRDAYRALLAEDGFLDYFAEATPIDALEVAHIGSRPARRTGRRSLDDLRAIPWVFSWNQSRHYLPGWYGLGTALEALGQSDPQAFQHVKEEAQTDSFLRYVMKNVESAVASTALDIVAQYANLVGDAAVREKIFGMVAAEHRRTVAMIEQIFGSPMEERRPRMWRTLRLRDEGLRAVHTFQIRVLREWRMCKSEGDAVGENAILPSVLLSLNAVASGLRTTG; the protein is encoded by the coding sequence GTGACCAACATTCTAGAGTTCGCGCTCGATAAGATCGATGCAGACCTCCACTTTCTGATGGCGCGTCTGCGCGAAATGCTCGAGGAAACTGGCGAAAAAGAGCGGGCACGGCGGCTGCCCTTCGTGGGGGACGAGCCCGTGAGTGTGAGAGATGCGGGTGATGTAGCCGCACTGACGCTTGCGTTTCAGTTGCTGAATTTGATCGAGGAAAACGCATCGGCTCAAGCGCGGCGGCAGCGCGAAGAACGGCAAGGCCTTCTGCGTGAGCCAGGCCTTTGGGGCCAGAACCTCAGGCAATTGATCGAGCTGGGGCTCTCGCCGCAAGCCATTGCCGATGGCCTGGCCCAAGTGCGCGTCGAGCCGGTGCTCACGGCCCATCCGACGGAGGCGAAGCCCGCGGACGTGCTCGGTCAGCAGCGGCAGCTCTACTTGCTGCTGGTGCGACGAGAGAACCAAATGTGGACGCCGAGCGAGCAGGAGGACATCGGCGACGAGATCAAAGCGACCCTCGAGCGCATCTGGCGCACGTCCAAGTTTCTCCAGAAGAAGCCCGGCATCGCCGACGAACGTCAGAATGCGCTGCACTACCTGCGCAACGTGTTTCCGGAAGTGCTTCCGTGGCTCGATGCGCGCCTGCGCCACGCGTGGGTCGAAGCTGGACTCGATCCGCAGCTCCTCGGCGACCGCATGCCCGAGCTTCGCTTCGGCAATTGGATCGGCGGCGACCGCGACGGGCACCCGCTCGTCACGGGCGAGGTCACGCGCGAAACGCTGATGGAGTTTCGCAAGGCGGCGCTCGACGTGCATCGCGAGAAGCTGACCCGGCTCGCGAAGCAGCTTCCGCTGAGCGATCTCATTCAGCCGGCGCCGGAGTCGCTGCGCGAGGCGCTGGACAAGATGCGCGAGCGGCTCGGTGACGATGCGCGCCGCATCGCCGCGAAGTTCCCGGGCGAGCCGTGGCGGCAGTTCGTGCACGAGATGATCGCGTGGCTCGAGCACTACGCCGGCCCGCACGAGCTCATCGCGGATCTCGGGGTGCTGACGCAGTCGCTCGAAGAGATCGGCGCGGGACGGCTGGCGCGGACGTCGGTGCTCCCGGTGGTGCGGGAGGTGAAGACGTTCGGCTTCCACCTGGCTGCGCTCGATGTGCGGCAAAATAGCAAGTTCCACGATCATGCTCTGGCGCAGCTTCTGTCGGCCGCGGGCATCGATGGCGCGGGCTTTCCCGATTGGGACGAGCCGCGGCGCCGGGCGCTGCTCGATGCGGAGTTGCGGAGTGCGCGGCCGCTCGCACCGGTGGGCGCGTCGGTCGGAGAGCAAGCCGACAAGACGCTCTCGGCGCTGCGCGCGCTGGCGCAATACCGCGATGCGCACGGTTTGGATGGACTGGGCTCGCTCATCGTGAGCATGACGCGCAACGTCTCCGACCTGCTCGTGGTGTACCTGCTCGCGCGCGAGGTGGGGCTCGCGCGCATGACGCCGCAGGGACTCGTGTGCGACATGCCGGTGGTGCCGCTGTTCGAGACGCTCGAAGACTTGGAGGCAGCACCGCGCATCCTCGATGGGTTCCTCGATCATCCGGTGACCAAGACGAGCCTCGCGGCGATGCGTGCGCGCGGCGACGGCCATGTCGAGGTGATGCTCGGCTACAGCGACAGCTGCAAGGATGGCGGCATTCTCGCGAGCCAGTGGGCGGTGCGGCGCGCGCAGGAGAAGATCACCGCGGCGCTCAAGTCGCACGGGCAGTCGCTCCGGTTCTTCCACGGGCGCGGTGGAACGGTGAGCCGCGGGGCGGGGCCGACGCATCGGTTCCTCGAGGCGCTGCCGCATGGATCGCTCTCGGGGCACGTGCGGGTGACGGAGCAGGGCGAGACCATCACGCAGAAGTTCGCGAACCGCATCACGGCGACGTACAACTTGGAGCTGTTGCTCGCGGGCGTTGCCGCTACCACGATGCGTCACCGCTTTGCGCCGCCGCCGCGCGACGAGGAGCTCGGCGTGCTCATCGATCGACTCGCCGCCTCGAGCCGTGACGCGTACCGCGCGCTCTTGGCGGAAGATGGGTTCCTCGACTACTTCGCCGAGGCCACGCCCATCGATGCCCTCGAGGTCGCGCACATCGGCTCGCGTCCGGCGCGGCGTACGGGACGGCGGTCGCTGGACGATTTGCGTGCGATTCCGTGGGTTTTCAGCTGGAATCAGTCGCGCCACTACCTGCCTGGTTGGTACGGACTGGGCACGGCCCTGGAGGCGCTCGGGCAGAGCGATCCGCAGGCGTTCCAGCACGTGAAGGAGGAGGCGCAGACGGATTCCTTCCTTCGCTACGTGATGAAGAACGTCGAGAGTGCGGTGGCCTCGACGGCGCTCGACATCGTGGCCCAGTATGCCAATTTGGTGGGTGACGCCGCGGTGCGTGAGAAAATTTTCGGGATGGTCGCTGCCGAGCACCGGCGCACCGTGGCCATGATCGAGCAGATTTTCGGCTCGCCGATGGAGGAGCGGCGCCCGCGCATGTGGAGAACGTTGCGCCTGCGCGACGAGGGATTGCGTGCAGTGCACACGTTTCAAATTCGCGTGCTGCGCGAATGGCGCATGTGCAAGAGCGAAGGCGATGCGGTCGGCGAAAATGCCATTTTGCCGAGCGTGCTGCTCTCGCTCAACGCGGTGGCAAGCGGGCTGCGCACCACGGGATGA
- the rhaS gene encoding rhamnose ABC transporter substrate-binding protein, producing MNTSKTLIRTFVTLTSAAALLTGCGKTTKSDTGGGAPSASASAATNSAAPSASVAVANPSAPLAKDLKITFLPKKVNIPYFSVCETGAQKAAASLGEQLKATGPSDASASSQVTYINTAAQQGQNALLIAANDSNAVAPALKAARARGMKVVAFDSDAATDARDVFINQAATEDIGVGQVKLISDAIKGTGEIAILSATANATNQNAWIAVMKKELAKPEYANVKLVDIAYGDDDDQISFQKTQGLLQAHPKLKGIISPTTIGVAAAARYLDSSEYKGKVAVTGVGTPNQLRKFVKNGTMASFALWDPANLGYLATYAAVALSSGQITGKPGEKFKAGDLGEYTIGANGEVVLGPPIVFTKENIDKYDF from the coding sequence GTGAACACGAGCAAGACCCTCATCCGTACCTTCGTCACGCTTACCTCCGCGGCCGCGCTGCTCACGGGCTGTGGCAAGACGACGAAATCCGACACCGGCGGGGGCGCGCCATCGGCTTCGGCCAGCGCCGCGACCAACAGCGCCGCGCCATCTGCAAGTGTGGCGGTCGCCAATCCCAGTGCGCCGTTGGCGAAGGACCTGAAGATCACGTTCCTGCCGAAGAAGGTAAACATCCCTTACTTCTCGGTGTGCGAGACGGGCGCGCAGAAAGCGGCGGCCTCGCTCGGCGAGCAGCTCAAGGCCACGGGCCCGTCGGACGCGAGCGCCTCGTCGCAGGTGACGTACATCAACACGGCCGCGCAGCAGGGACAAAATGCGCTGCTCATCGCGGCCAACGACTCGAACGCCGTCGCGCCCGCGTTGAAGGCGGCACGCGCGCGCGGCATGAAGGTGGTGGCGTTCGACTCCGACGCCGCGACCGACGCACGTGATGTGTTCATCAACCAAGCGGCCACCGAGGACATCGGCGTCGGGCAGGTGAAGCTCATTTCGGATGCCATCAAGGGCACCGGCGAGATCGCGATTCTGTCGGCGACGGCCAACGCGACGAACCAAAATGCGTGGATCGCGGTGATGAAGAAGGAGCTCGCGAAGCCGGAGTACGCGAACGTCAAACTGGTGGACATCGCCTACGGCGACGACGACGACCAGATCTCCTTCCAGAAGACGCAAGGTCTCTTGCAGGCGCACCCCAAGTTGAAGGGCATCATCTCGCCGACGACCATCGGCGTCGCCGCAGCCGCGCGCTACCTCGATTCCTCCGAGTACAAGGGCAAGGTCGCCGTCACGGGCGTCGGCACGCCGAACCAGCTGCGCAAGTTCGTCAAGAACGGCACGATGGCGTCGTTCGCCCTCTGGGATCCCGCAAACCTCGGCTACCTCGCGACGTACGCGGCCGTGGCGCTGTCTTCGGGGCAGATCACGGGCAAGCCGGGCGAGAAGTTCAAGGCGGGCGATCTGGGCGAATACACCATCGGCGCCAACGGCGAGGTCGTGCTCGGACCGCCGATCGTGTTCACCAAGGAGAACATCGACAAATACGACTTCTAG
- a CDS encoding FHA domain-containing protein, which yields MSGRTSASKVAKWLVDRARVDDAIMVLCAYASTGPNDAEGQQLLAEALRLDPASPVARQAFERMEGIDGNHSLLEQAIVRFDGNAISQFERQMQPATFARAQVGFNNNVKYKGRVFHVQTEDSGLDKPHIITHLFADGGRIIKTHKRNYGEHVGREDNIALFVRTLMKGQHMEMLLMLREGRWDEVIEGRAMGGIDVLTEPPNVDVKRLTKRKTKDSAPGEMASASSAAMLKAEPIPSSLSMPAAAPAAAPSQPAVVEAPGSEPVIAPPDSETAPATVVDPTAAFAALGAGPASVAWGAANKSQEVLFHLLVQRSLVGGPDKYGVHEKEAIIGRDGSIQISDAFCHPKEAVFRFEDGRLWLEDFDGGNGAFLRIRSRVELTAGDEFIVGDQLFRVEKNPVADDEPDPDPTYFYSSPKWPSAFRVVQVFEGGAVGACAVARGGMVQIGSAIGDIVCPNDPLLSEQHCVLEEQAEVVVLTDLDSRTGVFVRLQGEGELLDGDEILVGRTRLLVDLSPWEAR from the coding sequence GTGAGCGGGCGTACAAGCGCATCGAAAGTAGCCAAGTGGCTCGTCGACCGCGCGCGCGTCGATGACGCGATCATGGTTCTCTGCGCCTATGCGTCCACGGGCCCGAACGACGCCGAGGGGCAGCAGCTGCTCGCCGAAGCGCTTCGGCTCGACCCGGCGTCGCCCGTGGCGCGGCAAGCCTTCGAGCGCATGGAGGGCATCGACGGAAACCACAGCCTGCTCGAGCAGGCCATCGTGCGCTTCGACGGCAATGCCATCTCGCAGTTCGAGCGGCAGATGCAGCCGGCGACGTTTGCCCGGGCGCAGGTCGGCTTCAACAACAACGTGAAGTACAAGGGCCGCGTCTTCCACGTGCAGACGGAGGACTCGGGGCTCGACAAGCCGCACATCATCACGCACCTGTTCGCCGACGGCGGGCGCATCATCAAGACGCACAAGCGCAACTACGGCGAGCACGTGGGCCGCGAGGACAACATCGCGTTGTTCGTGCGCACGCTCATGAAGGGGCAGCACATGGAGATGCTGCTCATGCTGCGCGAAGGCCGCTGGGACGAGGTCATCGAAGGCCGCGCCATGGGCGGCATCGACGTGCTCACCGAGCCACCGAACGTCGACGTCAAACGCCTCACGAAGCGTAAGACGAAGGACAGCGCGCCGGGCGAAATGGCTTCGGCATCCAGCGCCGCGATGCTGAAGGCGGAGCCCATCCCGAGCAGCCTTTCGATGCCGGCAGCCGCGCCCGCGGCCGCGCCCTCCCAGCCGGCCGTGGTGGAGGCGCCAGGTTCGGAGCCGGTGATCGCTCCGCCGGACAGCGAGACGGCTCCGGCCACGGTGGTGGACCCGACGGCGGCCTTCGCCGCGCTCGGTGCGGGTCCCGCGAGCGTGGCCTGGGGCGCCGCCAACAAGAGCCAAGAGGTTCTGTTCCACCTCCTGGTGCAACGAAGCTTGGTGGGCGGGCCGGACAAGTACGGCGTGCACGAGAAGGAAGCGATCATCGGGCGCGATGGGTCGATTCAGATCTCGGACGCGTTTTGCCATCCGAAGGAAGCGGTCTTCCGCTTCGAGGACGGGCGCCTCTGGCTCGAGGACTTCGACGGCGGCAACGGCGCCTTCTTGAGGATTCGATCGCGGGTGGAGTTGACCGCCGGGGACGAGTTCATCGTGGGCGATCAATTGTTCCGCGTGGAGAAGAATCCCGTGGCCGACGACGAGCCGGATCCCGACCCGACGTATTTCTATTCTTCGCCCAAGTGGCCATCGGCGTTTCGGGTGGTGCAGGTTTTCGAAGGCGGCGCGGTGGGCGCGTGCGCGGTGGCGCGGGGCGGCATGGTGCAGATTGGATCGGCGATTGGCGATATCGTTTGCCCGAACGATCCGCTGCTGAGCGAACAGCATTGTGTGCTGGAAGAGCAGGCGGAGGTCGTCGTTTTGACGGATCTCGATTCGCGCACCGGGGTTTTCGTGCGGCTCCAGGGAGAGGGCGAGTTGCTCGATGGGGACGAAATCTTGGTCGGGCGGACTCGGCTGCTTGTGGACTTAAGCCCCTGGGAAGCCCGATGA
- a CDS encoding ABC transporter permease: MKAKDFLRWETALFVLLVLIGVVGAARTGGGFLAGQNLFYLGLDIGEIAIMALPLTLVIVAAEIDLSVASVLGLSSALIGALWNAGWALETILPLVLLVGAVCGAFNGVLVTRMGLPSLAVTIGTLALYRGLALIVLGDHAVADFPATYTRFGTTPLPGTPIPYPIALFGVLAVVFGLLLHATAFGRAVFALGANEEAARFSGIRVKRNKEILFVLSGVLSALAGIVYTFRFSSARADNGTGLELAVVAAVLLGGVSIFGGRGTIGGVILAVLVLGALRNVLILADTSTEVLTVVTGLLLLASVLAPAIIQGILNRFKRPIEGAPS, from the coding sequence ATGAAGGCCAAAGACTTTCTGCGCTGGGAAACGGCGCTGTTCGTGCTGCTGGTGCTCATCGGCGTCGTGGGCGCGGCGCGCACCGGCGGCGGGTTTCTCGCAGGGCAGAACCTCTTTTACCTCGGCCTGGACATCGGCGAGATCGCCATCATGGCGCTCCCCCTCACCTTGGTGATCGTCGCGGCCGAGATCGATCTTTCCGTGGCGTCGGTGCTGGGGCTCTCGAGCGCGTTGATCGGCGCGCTGTGGAACGCGGGCTGGGCGCTGGAGACGATTCTGCCGCTGGTGCTCCTCGTCGGGGCCGTGTGCGGCGCCTTCAACGGCGTGCTCGTGACCCGCATGGGCCTTCCTTCATTGGCCGTCACCATCGGAACCTTGGCCCTTTACCGCGGGCTCGCGCTCATCGTGCTGGGCGATCATGCGGTGGCCGATTTCCCTGCAACCTACACGCGATTCGGAACGACGCCGCTGCCGGGCACGCCCATCCCCTACCCCATCGCGTTGTTCGGTGTGCTCGCGGTCGTCTTCGGCCTCTTGCTGCATGCGACCGCGTTCGGGCGGGCGGTGTTTGCGCTGGGGGCCAACGAGGAGGCGGCGCGCTTCTCGGGCATCCGCGTCAAACGCAACAAGGAGATCCTCTTCGTCCTGAGCGGCGTGCTCTCGGCGCTTGCGGGCATCGTGTACACGTTCCGCTTTTCGAGCGCGCGGGCCGACAACGGTACCGGGCTCGAATTGGCTGTGGTGGCGGCGGTGCTGCTCGGCGGCGTGTCCATTTTTGGCGGGCGCGGGACCATCGGCGGGGTCATCTTGGCCGTGTTGGTCCTTGGCGCACTGCGCAATGTTTTGATCCTTGCCGACACCTCGACGGAGGTGCTTACCGTCGTAACCGGCCTGCTTTTGCTGGCCAGCGTTCTGGCGCCGGCTATCATCCAAGGCATATTGAATCGTTTCAAACGTCCCATCGAAGGAGCGCCGTCGTGA
- a CDS encoding sugar ABC transporter ATP-binding protein — MTKSFGAVRALRGVSLRLMGGEAHALLGENGAGKSTLIKVLAGAHRPDTGTVLVDGAPRKFSGPAEAKAAGIAVIYQEPTLFGDLSVAENVFMGRQPLKRGRLIDTKAMRAASAALFTRLGVDLDPTRPARGLSIADQQLVEIAKALCSDARVIVMDEPTAALSGPEVERLFGVVGALREHGAAVLFVSHRIDEVFALCQRATVLRDGGFVWSGPLSEQTPDGVVRLMVGRELGALFPKQQVDAGEVVLSVRRLTREGVFTDVSFEVRAGEIVGLAGLVGAGRSEVARAIFGVDRADAGEVRVRGHVVKRGSPTAAMDAGIGFVPEDRRQQGLVMDASIERNAALASLGRLARMGFLRAKDERALARDWALKLQLKFAKLTDPVGVLSGGNQQKVVLAKWLARRPRVIMVDEPTRGIDVGTKAEVHRLLSSLAAEGVAILMISSELPEVLGMADRVLVMREGRLTAEFARAEATEERIAIAATGVKGGAA, encoded by the coding sequence GTGACCAAGTCCTTCGGGGCGGTCCGCGCCTTGCGCGGCGTGTCCCTTCGGCTGATGGGCGGCGAAGCGCACGCGCTGCTCGGCGAAAATGGCGCCGGAAAGTCCACGTTGATCAAGGTGCTCGCCGGCGCGCACCGGCCCGATACGGGGACGGTGCTCGTGGATGGTGCGCCGCGAAAATTCTCGGGACCGGCGGAGGCGAAGGCGGCCGGCATCGCGGTCATCTACCAAGAGCCCACCCTGTTCGGGGATCTCTCGGTCGCCGAGAACGTCTTCATGGGGAGGCAGCCGCTCAAGCGCGGACGCCTCATCGACACGAAGGCCATGCGCGCGGCCAGTGCCGCGCTCTTCACGCGGCTCGGTGTCGATCTGGACCCGACGCGCCCCGCACGAGGGCTCTCCATCGCGGATCAACAGCTCGTGGAGATCGCGAAAGCCTTGTGCTCCGATGCACGCGTGATCGTCATGGACGAGCCGACCGCGGCGCTCTCGGGGCCCGAGGTGGAGCGGCTCTTCGGGGTGGTGGGGGCGCTGCGCGAACACGGGGCGGCGGTGCTCTTCGTCTCGCACCGCATCGACGAAGTGTTCGCACTCTGCCAGCGGGCGACCGTGCTGCGCGACGGCGGGTTCGTTTGGTCGGGGCCCTTGTCGGAGCAGACGCCCGACGGTGTGGTGCGGCTCATGGTCGGTCGCGAGCTGGGTGCATTGTTTCCGAAGCAACAGGTGGACGCCGGCGAAGTCGTGCTCTCGGTGCGGCGCCTCACGCGCGAGGGCGTCTTCACCGACGTCTCGTTCGAGGTGCGCGCGGGTGAGATCGTGGGGCTCGCGGGCCTCGTCGGGGCGGGACGCAGCGAGGTGGCGCGCGCGATTTTCGGCGTAGACCGCGCGGACGCGGGCGAGGTGCGGGTGCGCGGCCACGTGGTGAAGCGCGGCTCGCCCACCGCCGCGATGGATGCGGGCATCGGCTTCGTCCCCGAGGATCGGCGCCAGCAGGGCCTGGTGATGGATGCCTCCATCGAGCGAAACGCCGCACTGGCGTCGCTCGGACGGCTCGCGCGCATGGGGTTCCTCCGCGCGAAGGATGAGCGCGCGCTGGCTCGGGACTGGGCGCTCAAGCTGCAACTGAAGTTCGCCAAGCTCACCGATCCGGTGGGCGTACTCTCCGGCGGCAACCAGCAGAAGGTGGTGCTCGCGAAGTGGCTCGCGCGAAGGCCGCGCGTCATCATGGTGGACGAGCCCACGCGCGGCATCGACGTGGGGACCAAGGCCGAGGTGCACCGCCTCTTGTCGTCCTTGGCCGCCGAAGGTGTGGCTATCTTGATGATCTCGTCGGAGCTTCCCGAGGTGCTGGGCATGGCCGATCGCGTGCTGGTCATGCGCGAGGGCCGGCTCACCGCGGAGTTCGCGCGCGCCGAGGCCACCGAGGAGCGGATTGCCATCGCCGCGACGGGCGTAAAAGGAGGAGCGGCATGA